A genome region from Pseudomonas sp. N3-W includes the following:
- the lptG gene encoding LPS export ABC transporter permease LptG → MVKLDRYIGSSVFMAILAVLGIILGLATLFAFIDEMGDASDTYTLMDILSYVVLTAPRRLYDMLPMAALIGCLIGLGSLASNSELTIMRAAGVSIGRIVWAVMKPMLVLMLAGVLIGEYVAPATENIAQANRSLAQGSGDAQSAKHGLWHRQGDEFIHINSVQPNGVLYGVTRYRFDKERHMLSSSFAKRAQFDKDHWQLTDVTTTLFHARSTEVVTTPDERWDVALSPELLNTVVMTPETLSISGLWGYIHYLADQGLNNGRYWLAFWVKVLQPLVTAALVLMAISFIFGPLRSVTLGQRVFTGVLVGFTFRIVQDLLGPSSLVFGFSPLFAVLVPASVCALAGVWLLRRAG, encoded by the coding sequence GTGGTTAAGCTCGATCGCTATATTGGCAGCAGTGTATTCATGGCGATCCTGGCGGTACTGGGGATCATTCTCGGTCTGGCTACGTTGTTCGCCTTCATCGACGAGATGGGTGACGCCAGCGACACCTACACCCTCATGGACATTCTGAGCTACGTCGTGCTGACGGCACCGCGCCGTCTCTACGACATGCTACCGATGGCGGCGCTGATCGGTTGCCTGATCGGTCTCGGCAGCCTGGCCAGCAACAGCGAACTGACCATCATGCGCGCCGCTGGCGTGTCCATTGGTCGGATCGTCTGGGCGGTGATGAAGCCGATGCTGGTGCTGATGCTGGCCGGCGTGTTGATCGGCGAGTACGTGGCTCCGGCCACCGAGAACATCGCCCAGGCCAATCGCTCCCTGGCTCAGGGTAGCGGCGACGCACAAAGTGCCAAGCACGGTCTGTGGCACCGTCAGGGTGACGAGTTCATCCACATCAACTCGGTGCAGCCTAACGGTGTGCTCTATGGTGTGACCCGCTATCGCTTCGACAAGGAGCGGCACATGCTGTCGTCGAGCTTCGCCAAGCGTGCGCAGTTCGACAAGGATCACTGGCAGCTGACCGACGTCACCACCACGCTGTTCCATGCGCGCAGCACCGAAGTGGTGACCACCCCGGACGAGCGTTGGGACGTGGCCTTGAGCCCGGAACTGCTCAATACCGTGGTGATGACCCCTGAGACACTGTCGATCAGCGGCCTGTGGGGCTATATCCATTACCTGGCGGATCAGGGCCTGAACAACGGTCGTTACTGGCTGGCTTTTTGGGTCAAGGTGTTGCAACCACTGGTGACGGCTGCACTGGTACTGATGGCGATTTCCTTCATCTTCGGGCCGTTGCGTTCGGTGACGTTGGGTCAGCGAGTATTTACGGGTGTACTGGTAGGCTTCACCTTCCGCATTGTTCAGGATTTGCTCGGCCCTTCGAGCCTGGTGTTCGGTTTCTCGCCGCTGTTCGCGGTGCTGGTGCCGGCCAGTGTCTGTGCCTTGGCAGGGGTCTGGCTGTTGCGTCGGGCCGGTTGA
- the lepA gene encoding translation elongation factor 4 — MSDLSHIRNFSIIAHIDHGKSTLADRFIQMCGGLAEREMEAQVLDSMDLERERGITIKAHSVTLYYTAKDGIKYQLNFIDTPGHVDFTYEVSRSLAACEGALLVVDAGQGVEAQSVANCYTAIEQGLEVMPVLNKIDLPQADPDRVKEEIEKIIGIDATDAVECSAKTGLGVDEVLERLVKTIPAPTGNIEDPLQALIIDSWFDNYLGVVSLVRVRHGRVKKGDKILVKSTGKIHLVDSVGVFNPKHTATVDLKAGEVGFIIAGIKDIHGAPVGDTLTLSSTPDVDVLPGFKRIQPQVYAGLFPVSSDDFEDFREALQKLTLNDSSLQYTPESSDALGFGFRCGFLGMLHMEIIQERLEREYDLDLITTAPTVIFELLLKTGETIYVDNPSKLPDVSSIEDMREPIVRANILVPQEHLGNVITLCIEKRGVQHDMLFLGSQVQVTYDLPMNEVVLDFFDRLKSTSRGYASLDYHFDRYQSASLVKLDVLINGDKVDALALIVHRDNAHYKGRQLTEKMKELIPRQMFDVAIQAAIGGQIIARTSVKALRKNVLAKCYGGDVSRKRKLLEKQKAGKKRMKQVGNVEIPQEAFLAVLRLDS, encoded by the coding sequence GTGAGTGATTTGAGTCATATCCGCAATTTCTCCATCATCGCCCACATTGACCATGGCAAGTCGACGCTGGCCGACCGGTTCATCCAGATGTGCGGCGGCCTTGCCGAGCGCGAAATGGAGGCCCAGGTACTGGACTCCATGGACCTGGAGCGCGAACGCGGGATCACCATCAAGGCCCACAGCGTTACCTTGTATTACACCGCCAAAGACGGCATCAAGTATCAGCTGAACTTCATTGACACCCCGGGCCACGTTGACTTCACCTATGAAGTCAGCCGGTCGCTGGCGGCTTGTGAAGGTGCGTTGCTGGTGGTCGATGCCGGCCAGGGCGTGGAAGCGCAGTCCGTAGCCAACTGCTATACGGCCATCGAGCAGGGCCTTGAGGTCATGCCGGTTCTGAACAAGATCGACCTGCCACAGGCCGATCCGGACCGCGTAAAAGAAGAAATCGAAAAAATCATCGGTATCGATGCCACCGACGCGGTCGAGTGCAGCGCCAAGACCGGTCTGGGCGTCGACGAAGTGCTTGAGCGTCTGGTCAAGACCATTCCCGCGCCGACCGGCAACATCGAAGATCCGCTGCAAGCGTTGATCATCGACTCCTGGTTCGACAACTACCTGGGCGTTGTTTCCCTGGTACGCGTGCGCCACGGTCGCGTGAAGAAGGGCGACAAGATTCTGGTAAAGTCCACCGGCAAGATCCACCTGGTGGACAGCGTCGGTGTCTTCAACCCGAAACACACCGCCACCGTTGACCTGAAGGCCGGCGAAGTGGGCTTCATCATTGCCGGCATCAAGGACATTCACGGTGCGCCGGTCGGTGACACCCTGACCCTGAGCTCCACGCCCGACGTTGACGTGCTGCCCGGCTTCAAGCGCATCCAGCCGCAGGTTTATGCCGGTCTGTTCCCGGTCAGCTCCGACGACTTCGAAGACTTCCGTGAAGCGCTGCAAAAGCTCACGCTCAACGACTCGTCCCTGCAGTACACCCCGGAAAGCTCCGACGCGCTGGGCTTCGGCTTCCGCTGCGGCTTCCTCGGCATGCTGCACATGGAAATCATCCAGGAGCGCCTGGAGCGCGAGTACGACCTGGACCTGATCACCACGGCGCCAACGGTTATTTTCGAGCTGTTGCTGAAAACCGGTGAAACGATTTACGTCGACAACCCGTCCAAGCTTCCGGACGTGTCCTCGATCGAAGACATGCGTGAACCGATCGTGCGGGCCAATATTCTTGTGCCGCAAGAACACCTGGGCAACGTCATTACCCTGTGTATCGAAAAGCGTGGCGTGCAGCACGACATGCTGTTCCTCGGTTCCCAGGTCCAGGTGACCTACGATCTTCCGATGAACGAAGTGGTCCTGGACTTCTTCGATCGTCTGAAATCCACCAGTCGCGGCTATGCTTCGCTGGATTACCACTTTGATCGTTACCAATCGGCTAGTCTGGTGAAACTGGACGTGCTGATCAACGGTGACAAGGTCGACGCCCTGGCGCTGATCGTGCACCGTGACAATGCGCACTACAAAGGTCGCCAGTTGACCGAAAAGATGAAAGAACTGATTCCGCGCCAGATGTTCGACGTCGCGATCCAGGCCGCCATCGGCGGGCAGATCATTGCACGGACCTCCGTCAAGGCTCTCAGAAAGAACGTATTGGCCAAATGCTACGGTGGCGACGTTAGCCGTAAGCGCAAGCTGTTGGAAAAGCAGAAGGCCGGTAAAAAACGCATGAAGCAAGTCGGCAACGTGGAAATTCCACAAGAAGCCTTCCTTGCAGTGCTCAGGTTGGATAGTTAG
- the lepB gene encoding signal peptidase I, with protein sequence MSLNFPLLLVIAVFVCGLLALLDLLILAPRRRAAIASYQGSVSQPDVVVVEKLNKEPLLVEYGKSFFPVLFIVLVLRSFLVEPFQIPSGSMKPTLDVGDFILVNKFSYGIRLPVIDKKVIEVGDPQRGDVMVFRYPSDPNVNYIKRVVGLPGDQIRYTADKRLFVNGESIAEQLVGSEPGTLGSAELYKEKLGEAEHLIRKEMSRYRATPDRSWTVPAGHYFMMGDNRDNSNDSRYWDDPNIPKDLLGMVPDQNIVGKAFAVWMSWPEPKLSHLPNFSRVGLIK encoded by the coding sequence ATGTCACTAAATTTCCCGCTGTTGCTGGTCATCGCCGTGTTCGTCTGCGGCCTGTTGGCGTTGCTCGATCTGCTGATTCTGGCACCGCGTCGTCGCGCTGCCATTGCCTCCTATCAGGGCAGCGTCAGCCAGCCCGATGTGGTGGTGGTCGAGAAACTGAACAAAGAGCCGCTGCTGGTTGAATACGGCAAGTCGTTCTTTCCGGTGTTGTTCATCGTGCTGGTGCTGCGTTCGTTCCTGGTGGAACCGTTCCAGATTCCGTCCGGCTCGATGAAACCGACCCTGGACGTTGGCGACTTCATTCTGGTGAACAAGTTTTCTTACGGGATCCGCCTGCCGGTGATCGACAAGAAAGTCATCGAAGTCGGTGATCCGCAGCGCGGCGACGTGATGGTGTTCCGCTATCCAAGCGATCCGAACGTCAACTACATCAAGCGTGTAGTGGGCTTGCCGGGTGACCAGATTCGCTACACCGCCGACAAGCGTCTGTTCGTCAACGGCGAGTCGATTGCCGAACAACTGGTTGGCTCCGAGCCAGGCACGTTGGGCAGCGCTGAGCTGTACAAGGAAAAGCTCGGCGAAGCAGAGCATCTGATCCGCAAGGAGATGAGCCGCTACCGCGCCACGCCGGACCGTTCCTGGACTGTGCCGGCCGGGCACTACTTCATGATGGGCGACAACCGCGACAACTCGAACGACAGTCGCTACTGGGATGATCCAAACATTCCCAAGGATCTGCTGGGCATGGTTCCCGACCAGAATATCGTCGGCAAGGCCTTCGCGGTCTGGATGAGCTGGCCGGAACCCAAACTCAGTCACCTGCCGAACTTCTCGCGGGTTGGCCTGATCAAGTAA
- the rnc gene encoding ribonuclease III, whose product MSVSLSRLERQLGYTFKDQELMVLALTHRSFAGRNNERLEFLGDAILNFVAGEALFDRFPLAREGQLSRLRARLVKGETLAVLARGFDLGEYLRLGSGELKSGGFRRESILADALEALIGAIYLDAGMDMARERVLAWLTGEFEGLTLVDTNKDPKTRLQEFLQSRGCELPRYEVVDIQGEPHCRVFFVECEITLLNEKSRGQGVSRRIAEQVAAAAALIALGVENGND is encoded by the coding sequence GTGAGCGTCTCCTTAAGCCGTCTAGAGCGTCAGCTCGGCTACACCTTCAAGGACCAGGAGCTGATGGTTCTGGCCCTGACTCACCGCAGTTTTGCCGGGCGCAACAACGAACGCCTGGAATTCCTCGGTGACGCCATCCTCAACTTCGTCGCCGGCGAGGCATTGTTCGACCGCTTCCCGCTGGCCCGCGAAGGCCAGCTGTCGCGTTTGCGCGCACGCCTGGTGAAAGGTGAGACCCTGGCCGTACTGGCCCGTGGTTTCGACCTGGGTGAATACCTGCGCCTGGGCTCCGGCGAATTGAAAAGCGGCGGTTTCCGGCGCGAGTCGATCCTGGCCGATGCCCTCGAAGCGCTGATCGGCGCGATCTACCTGGACGCCGGCATGGACATGGCACGCGAGCGCGTGCTGGCCTGGCTGACCGGGGAGTTCGAAGGGCTGACGCTGGTCGACACCAACAAAGATCCAAAAACCCGCTTGCAGGAATTCCTGCAGTCGCGTGGTTGCGAACTGCCGCGTTACGAAGTGGTGGATATCCAGGGTGAGCCACATTGCCGAGTTTTCTTCGTCGAATGCGAAATCACCTTACTGAATGAAAAAAGCCGAGGTCAGGGTGTGAGTCGTCGTATTGCCGAACAGGTAGCGGCCGCCGCAGCACTGATTGCCCTGGGTGTGGAGAATGGCAATGACTGA
- the era gene encoding GTPase Era, whose protein sequence is MTDSTATRCGYVAIVGRPNVGKSTLLNHILGQKLAITSRKPQTTRHNMLGIKTEGDVQAIYVDTPGMHKGGEKALNRYMNKTASAALKDVDVVIFVVDRTKWTDEDQMVLERVQYVTGPLIVALNKTDRIEDKAELMPHLSWLQEQLPNAQIMPISAQHGHNLEALERVIAGYLPENDHFFPEDQITDRSSRFLAAELVREKIMRQMGAELPYQITVEIEEFKQQGKTLHIHALILVERDGQKKIIIGDKGERIKRIGTEARKDMELLFDSKIMLNLWVKVKGGWSDDERALRSLGYGDL, encoded by the coding sequence ATGACTGATTCAACCGCAACACGCTGTGGCTATGTTGCCATCGTCGGCCGTCCCAACGTGGGCAAGTCCACGCTGCTGAACCACATCCTGGGTCAGAAGCTGGCGATCACTTCGCGCAAGCCGCAAACCACCCGCCACAACATGCTGGGCATCAAGACCGAAGGCGACGTCCAGGCGATCTACGTCGACACCCCGGGCATGCACAAGGGCGGCGAAAAGGCCCTGAACCGCTACATGAACAAGACCGCTTCGGCAGCGTTGAAAGACGTCGACGTGGTGATCTTCGTGGTTGATCGTACCAAGTGGACCGACGAAGACCAGATGGTCCTCGAGCGCGTCCAGTATGTCACCGGCCCGCTGATCGTGGCGCTGAACAAGACCGATCGCATCGAAGACAAAGCCGAGCTGATGCCGCACCTGAGCTGGTTGCAGGAGCAGTTGCCGAACGCGCAGATCATGCCGATCTCGGCCCAGCACGGGCACAACCTCGAAGCGCTGGAGCGGGTGATCGCCGGTTACCTGCCGGAAAACGATCACTTCTTCCCGGAAGACCAGATCACCGACCGCAGCAGCCGCTTCCTCGCCGCCGAACTGGTACGCGAGAAAATCATGCGCCAGATGGGCGCCGAGCTGCCGTACCAGATCACCGTCGAAATCGAAGAGTTCAAGCAGCAGGGCAAAACCCTGCACATCCATGCCTTGATCCTCGTTGAGCGTGACGGCCAGAAGAAGATCATCATTGGCGACAAGGGCGAGCGCATCAAACGCATCGGCACCGAAGCGCGCAAGGACATGGAGCTGCTGTTCGACTCCAAGATCATGCTCAACCTCTGGGTGAAAGTGAAAGGCGGCTGGTCCGACGACGAACGCGCATTGCGTTCGCTGGGTTATGGCGACTTGTAA
- the recO gene encoding DNA repair protein RecO, producing the protein MSQTPPPGQPAFVLHSRAYRETSALVDFLTPQGRLRAVLRSARGKAGTLARPFVPLEVEFRGRGELKNVGRMESAGVSTWLNGEALFSGLYLNELLIRLLPSEDPHPAVFDHYAATLLALAEGRPLEPLLRSFEWRLLDDLGYGFALNTDIHGEPVAPDGLYRLQVDAGLERVYLLQPGLFNGTELLAMADADWSAPGALSAAKRLMRQALAVHLGGRPLVSRELFRKP; encoded by the coding sequence ATGTCCCAAACCCCACCTCCCGGCCAACCCGCCTTCGTCCTCCACAGCCGCGCCTACCGCGAAACCAGCGCGCTGGTGGACTTCCTCACGCCGCAAGGTCGGCTGCGGGCGGTGTTGCGCAGTGCGCGGGGCAAGGCCGGGACGTTGGCGCGCCCGTTTGTGCCGCTGGAAGTGGAGTTTCGCGGCAGGGGCGAGCTGAAGAATGTCGGACGTATGGAGAGCGCCGGCGTCTCGACCTGGCTCAACGGTGAGGCGCTGTTCAGTGGCCTTTATCTCAATGAGTTGCTGATTCGTCTGTTGCCCTCCGAAGACCCGCATCCGGCTGTCTTCGATCACTACGCCGCCACCTTGCTCGCGCTCGCCGAAGGCCGTCCGCTGGAGCCGTTGCTGCGCTCTTTCGAATGGCGTCTGCTGGATGATCTCGGTTACGGTTTTGCGCTGAACACCGACATCCATGGCGAGCCTGTCGCGCCGGACGGTCTCTACCGGTTGCAAGTGGATGCCGGCCTGGAGCGGGTCTATCTGTTGCAACCCGGCCTGTTCAACGGCACCGAGCTACTGGCCATGGCCGATGCCGACTGGTCAGCCCCAGGCGCGCTGTCAGCCGCCAAGCGTCTGATGCGCCAGGCACTGGCTGTTCATTTGGGCGGCCGCCCTCTTGTCAGTCGCGAGCTGTTTCGCAAACCCTGA
- the pdxJ gene encoding pyridoxine 5'-phosphate synthase, with translation MTTSTRILLGVNIDHVATLRQARGTRYPDPVKAALDAEEAGADGITVHLREDRRHIQERDVLLLKDVLQTRMNFEMGVTEEMMAFAERIRPAHICLVPETRQELTTEGGLDVAGQEARIKAAVDRLSKIGCEVSLFIDADERQIEASRRVGAPAIELHTGRYADAQTPTEVAEELKRVADGVAFGLTQGLIVNAGHGLHYHNVEAVAAIKGINELNIGHALVAHALFVGFKSAVSEMKALILAAAAKA, from the coding sequence GTGACCACCAGCACCCGCATTCTTCTTGGCGTGAACATCGACCACGTTGCCACCCTGCGTCAGGCCCGGGGCACGCGTTACCCGGACCCGGTCAAGGCCGCACTGGACGCGGAAGAGGCGGGCGCTGACGGCATCACCGTGCACCTGCGCGAAGACCGTCGGCACATCCAGGAGCGCGACGTGCTGCTGCTCAAGGACGTGCTGCAAACCCGCATGAACTTCGAAATGGGCGTCACCGAAGAAATGATGGCGTTCGCCGAACGCATCCGCCCGGCGCATATTTGCCTGGTGCCGGAAACCCGTCAGGAGCTGACTACCGAAGGCGGGCTGGACGTGGCAGGGCAGGAAGCGCGGATCAAGGCCGCTGTGGATCGCCTGTCGAAAATCGGCTGCGAAGTGTCGCTGTTCATCGATGCGGATGAGCGCCAGATCGAAGCGTCCCGTCGTGTGGGCGCACCGGCCATCGAGCTGCACACCGGTCGTTACGCCGATGCGCAGACGCCGACCGAAGTGGCTGAAGAGCTCAAGCGTGTGGCGGACGGTGTGGCGTTCGGTCTGACCCAGGGCTTGATCGTCAATGCCGGTCACGGCCTGCACTACCACAACGTCGAAGCGGTCGCGGCGATCAAGGGCATCAACGAATTGAACATCGGCCATGCGCTGGTGGCACATGCATTGTTTGTCGGGTTCAAGTCGGCTGTTTCTGAAATGAAGGCGCTGATTCTGGCAGCCGCCGCAAAAGCCTAA
- the mltF gene encoding membrane-bound lytic murein transglycosylase MltF, producing MFSPTALRPRYAKWLIATGLFLMLTGCVDKPNTLERVKEDGVLRVITRNSPATYFQDRNGETGFEYELVKRFAEDLGVELKIETADNLDDLFNQVGKPNGPVLAAAGLVSSEKRKQQVRFSHSYLEVTPQVIYRNGQSRPTDAADLVGKKIMVLKGSTHAEQLAQLKLKYPGIEYEESDAVEVVDLLRMVDEGQIDLTLVDSNEVAMNQVYFPNIQVAFDLGDASEQSWAVAAGDDNSLLNEINAYLDKVQKNGTLQRLKDRYYGHVDVLGYMGATTFAQHLQQRLPKYEQHFKAYAKKEKVDWRLLAAIGYQESLWQAAVTSKTGVRGLMMLTQNTAQAMGVSNRLDPKQSIMGGAKYLAYMKDQLDDSIQEPDRTWFALAAYNVGSGHLDDARKLTAKEGLNPNRWLDVKKILPRLSEKKWYSKTRYGYARGGEPVHFVANIRRYYDILTWVTQPQLEGDQVAEGNLHVPGIDKSKPNQETPPL from the coding sequence ATGTTTTCCCCAACGGCTTTGCGTCCGCGGTACGCCAAATGGCTGATCGCTACCGGACTCTTCCTGATGCTCACTGGCTGTGTTGATAAACCCAACACGCTGGAGCGCGTAAAGGAGGATGGCGTGCTGCGGGTGATTACCCGTAACAGCCCCGCCACCTACTTTCAGGATCGCAACGGTGAAACCGGCTTCGAGTACGAGCTGGTGAAGCGTTTCGCCGAAGATCTGGGGGTCGAGCTCAAGATCGAAACCGCTGACAACCTCGACGATCTGTTCAATCAGGTGGGCAAGCCCAACGGCCCGGTGCTGGCTGCTGCCGGTCTGGTCAGCAGCGAGAAACGCAAACAGCAGGTACGGTTTTCCCACTCTTATCTGGAAGTCACCCCGCAAGTCATCTACCGCAACGGCCAATCGCGGCCGACCGACGCGGCAGACCTGGTGGGCAAGAAGATCATGGTGCTCAAGGGCAGCACCCACGCCGAGCAACTGGCGCAGCTGAAACTGAAATATCCCGGCATCGAATATGAAGAGTCCGACGCGGTTGAGGTCGTCGACCTGCTGCGCATGGTGGATGAAGGGCAGATCGACCTGACCCTGGTCGACTCCAATGAAGTGGCGATGAACCAGGTCTATTTCCCCAACATCCAGGTCGCCTTCGACCTCGGTGATGCCAGCGAACAGAGCTGGGCCGTAGCGGCCGGTGACGACAACAGCCTGCTCAACGAGATCAATGCCTACCTCGACAAGGTACAGAAGAACGGTACCCTGCAACGGCTGAAAGACCGCTACTACGGCCATGTCGATGTCCTCGGCTACATGGGTGCCACCACCTTCGCCCAGCACTTGCAGCAGCGGCTGCCCAAGTACGAACAGCACTTCAAGGCGTATGCCAAGAAAGAAAAAGTCGATTGGCGCCTGTTGGCGGCCATCGGTTATCAGGAATCGTTATGGCAAGCGGCGGTCACCTCCAAGACCGGCGTACGCGGCCTGATGATGCTGACCCAGAACACCGCGCAGGCGATGGGCGTGTCCAACCGCCTCGATCCCAAGCAGAGCATCATGGGCGGCGCCAAGTACCTGGCTTATATGAAGGACCAGCTGGACGATTCGATTCAGGAGCCGGACCGCACCTGGTTTGCCCTGGCGGCCTACAACGTTGGCAGCGGCCACCTGGATGACGCGCGCAAGCTGACGGCCAAGGAAGGGCTGAACCCGAACCGGTGGCTGGACGTGAAGAAGATCCTGCCGCGCCTGTCGGAGAAAAAGTGGTACAGCAAGACCCGTTACGGCTACGCCCGTGGCGGCGAGCCGGTGCACTTCGTGGCGAACATCCGGCGCTACTACGACATCCTGACCTGGGTCACGCAGCCGCAGTTGGAGGGCGACCAGGTGGCCGAGGGCAACCTTCATGTGCCGGGCATCGACAAGAGCAAGCCGAATCAGGAAACCCCGCCGCTTTAA